cctctagcctccccagtagctgggattacaggcgcccgccacctcgccccgctaggtttttgtattttttagtagagacggggtttcaccctgttagccaggatggtctcgatcccctgacctcgtgatctgcccgtctcggcctcccaaagtgctgggattacaggcttgagccaccgtgcccggcagttAACTCTTATATAATCCTGAAATTTGAGGTTTGGCAGTCCAGGTTTGCGCTATTCAGTTACCTGGAGTCTGAAGGGTTGTTTTTGTTAGGTAACAAATCGGAAGTACCCAAAACTGAAAGAAGTGGATGATGTGCTTGGTGGAGCAGCTGCCTGGGAGAATGTTGACTCTACTGCAGGTAAGAGGGAAAACTGTTTCTGTTGCTAAACTGGATAATTATGAGGCTGTTGATACCACTGCATGGCAGAGTCTGTGATGTCATATAAATGATGTAGgtttctagaaatagaaaatggtttttgaataatttattagtATTTGTTACTGTTTAGTAATCTGTTACACAAGCAATATTTGTATAAGCCTTGGAGTCATACAGGCCCTTGTATTGTGGTAGGACCTTCCTTGGGTCTCTTGACGTCTCTGGGGCTAATCCATATTCATAGATTGTGAGAGCACAAAGTGAGTTATGCCATGCTTGGTATATAAGAGGCACTGAGCAGGTGATAGCTTTGATAATGGCAATGATGAgtagattaataaaaataagagtctaaggaaaaaagtctgttctttctgtttgatattgtttggctgtgtctgcACCCAAATGTTATCTTGAATTACAGTtcttgtaatccccaggtgtcctGGGAGGGGCTCACTGGGAGGGAATTGAGTCGTGGGAGTGGTTCCCCCCAACCCCGTGCTGttctgatagtgagttctcacaagatctgactgTTTTATGAGCGTTTGGCATTTGCCTTGCTCACACTCATTCTGTCTTTTGCTGCCTGTGTGAAGTGGTACCTTCCTCCATGACTGGAGGTTTCCTGGGGCATCCCCAACcacgcagaactgtgagtaaatttaGACCtcttttcttggctgggcgcggcggctcacgcctgtaatcccagcagtttgggaggccaaggttggcagatcacttgaggtcaggagttccagaccagcctggcccacatggcgaaaccctgtctctactaaaaataaaataattagtcggtcatggtggtgcgagcctgtagacccagctgctcaggaggctgaggcacgagaattggttgaacccgggaagcagaggttgcagtgagctgagatcgcgctattgtgctccagccttgatgacaagagtgagagtctgtctcaaaacaaacaaacaaaccaacacacAAAACtgcttttttctatataaattacgcagtctcaggtattcatagtagtgtgagaacggactaatacactgtgCTCATATAGATTTCTAGAAGTTAATACCAATGAGTATGAGCATTAAACTGCAGATTGggtaaaataaatgtgtattgcaTGTCTGATAGAGATAGATGTGACCAGCAGAGGAAAGGGGAAGGCCCTAAATATAAGTTGTATTGAGAGGGGAGAGAGATAAGTGATGGTTAGTACTGTGTTTTCCCCCTATAGAAGAAcatacaggccgggtgcggttgctcacacctgcaatcccagcacttttgggccaatgcgggcagatcacctgaggtcaggagtttgagaccagcctggctaacatgatgaaaccccatttctgctaaaaatacaaaaaattagccaggtgtggtggcaggcactggtaatgccagctactcgggaggctggcacaggagaatcacttgaacccgggaagcagaggttgcagtgagccgagattgcatcattgcactccagcttgggcaacaagagggaaactgtcaaaaaaaaaaaaaaaaaaaaaaaaaacatacaaatctaATCTGCTATGTGAAAAAGTTAgtggccagcacggtggctcacacctataatctcagcactttgggtggccaatgtgggtggatcatgaggtcaagacatcaagaccatcctggccaacatggtgaaaccctgtttcttttaaaaatacaaaaagtagctgggtgtggtggtccatgcctttaatcccagctacttgggaggttgaggcaggagaattgcttgaaccacaaggcagaggttgcagtgagccgagaccgtgccactgcactccagcctgagcgagactgtcttaaaaaaaaagattaagtacCTAATGTCAGAAATAGTGTTAGAGTGTTTGAAGCCATTTCTATCAGGTGTAGAATAAGTTTCTCAAAGTGAAATCGCTTTGAAGggaaatatgtacttttttttttttttttttttttttgagacggagtctcgctctgtcgNNNNNNNNNNNNNNNNNNNNNNNNNNNNNNNNNNNNNNNNNNNNNNNNNNNNNNNNNNNNNNNNNNNNNNNNNNNNNNNNNNNNNNNNNNNNNNNNNNNNGCCCCACAGGAATAAAAAACACTGGGAAGGGGTAACCCCCTCACCCCCGGGAGTGGCCCAGGGGGAGAGAGGCTACCTGAGGGGAAGGAAGCACAAAAGGGACCCGCTGCTGACTCAGGGCAAAGGGAATGCCATCGGTGCTGGGACCTGTGAGCACCACAGGAGGAAACGCGAGCGTGGTGGGACTGGCTCCAGGCACACAGGCGAAGGGCAAGAGGGCTGGACACGAAGCCACAAAGCTACTTGGGTTCCTCCTTCTTCTCGTTTGCCTTTTTCTGCTTCTGCTGCATGATCTCCGAGTCCCTCTGCTTGCGGGCGGCAGCAGAAAGCCCCTCATCTCGGCGCTTTCCCTTAACCGAGTCGCTCTGCTTTTTCATATTCTTCTGGCGGGCGAGCTCACGCTGGTTACCGCGGGTCACGGCGACGGCAGCGGCtccgttttttgtatttttagtagagacggggtttcaccgagttagccaggatggtctcgatctcctgacctcgtgatccgcccgtctcggcctcccaaagtgctggaattacaggcttgagccactgcgcccggcctaatttttgtattttgagtaaagACGGCgtttcatcacgttggtcaggctgctctcgaactcctgacctcctaatccgcctgcctcagcctcccaagttgataggattaaaggcgtgagccaccgcgcccggccgttcaTGTCTGATTTCTATATGAGATGCCGAAGCGAGCACTCGTGTCTGATTTTTGATTTCCCCACCCCACGCGCGCTGGACTAGATCACCCGCTGGGCAAGGGAGGGGTCTGCGTCCCTGCGGGGTCCTGGCAGCTCCCGCACCAGGACTtcgttgaatgaatgactgaactGAGCGGGCCCCGCGGGGCGGGGCGTCCCGCAGCCGAACTCAAGGCGGGCGGAGGCAAGAGCTCCGCCCCGgaaggcgggggcgggggcggggcggcggcCGTGGGTCCCTGCCGGCCGGCGGCGGGCGCAGACAGCGGCGGGCGCGGGACGTGCACTATGGCTCGGGGTTCGCTGCGCCGGTTGCTGCGGCTCCTCGTGCTGGGGCTCTGGCTGGCGTTGCTGCGCTCCGTGGCGGGGGAGCAAGCGCCAGGTACGCGGGACTCGGGGGTCGGAGAACCACGGGCCGGGGCTCGGCAGCCGGATTGGGTGCCTGGAGAACAGCGCGGAACTGGGGGAACAGGAGGATGTGGGTATCTGTGTTCAGGTGGCCTTCTAACAGCTCGCTGCCGGCTGTGGGAACTTCTATCACTCTCCAGGTTTCATTCACAAtccgggcctcagtttctcccaccGTCCAATTGGGGTTGGGGTGGGTTCTTCGGTTCCGAAAGTCCAAAGTACTTCGAAGTGGAGAGAGAAAGTAAGTGAGGGCGGGATGTTTAGTCTAGGAAGGGGCACGCCCCCAGCCTGGTCAGTACAGGGTCTAACTAGCCCCAGTGACCGACGAGTTGGGGAGGCCGTCTAGAGGCACTAGGGTCTGTGCCCTCTATACCATGTGGGGTGCCCCCTTCCATCCGGTGACTTCAGTGCCCAGCTATGCGGGGGGAGGGACCGGGGTCGGGCCCGGTGCCCAGGAGTGAGTCACCCGCCGGCGGCAGGGGGGTTGTGGGGACctgacccccccacccccagcgtCCCGCGCTGCGCCCTCCCTGCCGGAGCTGCAGTGTCCCGGTCGGGCCGTGCGGTCACCTGTGAGGAATGCGCGGGGAGGGCGCCAGTGACTCACGTTATTCGAGCCGGCCGACCCTGACCTCAGACCCCAGAATAGCCGAGTCCCGCCCCCAGCCTCTGACCCGAGGCCCCCTCCCCAggcgccgccccctgctcccGCGGCAGTTCCTGGAGCGCGGACCTGGACAAGTGCATGGACTGCGCGTCTTGCAGGGCGCGACCGCACAGCGACTTCTGCCTGGGCTGTGAGTCGGGGGCAGGGCCAGTGGCCAGCGGACCCCAGACTGGGAGAGAGGGTGGCTGGTGCGGAGAGCGGGGCCGAGAGCTTTGCATCGGGGAAGTCAATCGGGAGGAGGTGGGAGTTGGAAGGTGGCTCGGGTCAGGGAGGAGGCCACGGTTGGGAGAAGGCTGAAGGCTCAGTCTTAGGGGGCGGGGCTGGCCTGGAGAGGGGCGAGGTCTGACTCCGAGTCCCGCCCCCAGGCGCTGCGGCACCTCCTGCCCCCTTCCGGCTGCTTTGGCCCATCCTTGGGGGCGCTCTGAGTCTGACCTTCGTGCTGGGGCTGCTTTCTGGCTTTCTGGTCTGGAGACGATGCCGCAGGAGAGAGAAGTTCACCAGTAAGTGCGCCCTGGCCTGCCCAGCCCTGTCAGCACTCGACCTTTTCTCTGCCCCTGACGACCCCACCTCTTATCTTGCAGCCCCCATAGAGGAGACCGGCGGAGAGGGCTGCCCAGCTGTGGCGCTGATCCAGTGACAATGTGCCCCCTGCCAGCCGGGGCTCGCCCactcatcattcattcatccattctagagccagtctctgcctcccagacgcGGCAGGAGCCAAGCTCCTCCAACCACaaggggggtggggggcggtgaATCACCTCTGAGGCCTGGGCCCAGGGTTCAGGGGAACCTTCCAAGGTGTCTGGTTGCCCTGCCTCTGGCCCCAGAACAGAAAGGGAGCCTCACACTGGCTCACACAAAACAGCTGACACTGACTAAGGAACTGCAGCATTTGCACAGGGCGGGGGGTGTCCTCCTTCCTAGAGGCCCTGGGGGCCAGGCTGACTTGGGGGGGCAGACTTGACACTAGGCCCCACTCACTCAGATGTCCTGAAATTCCACCAAGGGGGTCACCCTGGGGGGTTAGGGACCTATTTTTAACACTAGGGGGCTGGCCCTAAGATACCGACCCCCCCAACTCCCTAAAGAGGGGAGGAGATATTTATTTTGGGGAGAGTTTGGTGGGGAGGGagaatttattaataaaagaatcTTTAACTTTAAATGGTTTGGAGAGGCAGTGATCCCCGACTGACTCCCCTGagctggagggagggagtgagtCAGCCAGCCGCGGGGGCGGGGGTGAGGCTCTGACTCACACATTCTCAATGCCTGGAACTCAGCCGGCCAGGACCTGGCTGGCCCTAACAGTTTTCCAGGGAAGATCTTGAGGAGAAACCCCAGCATCCCGCACCTCTGCCCTCTCCACCATCCCCAAAAGCCCCAGGTTCTAGACTGAAGCCTTCCTTTGCTCAGCAATCTTTATTCAGTTCTTCTTGGGGGTGGGATGCCTCCCTTCCCATGCTCCCACCCCTCCCATCCCAGAGCTCCGCTGGGCTCAGTGTCCTCGGTTGAGGCTTCCCTCTTGGTGCCCAGATGCCTGGTCTGCGAGAGAGGGAGGAACCTTGTCCCTTTGCAGGAGTTGCTGGTCTCTTCTGTTGTGGGGAAGAAGGAAGGTGGGAGGGGCACTGTCCACCAGCACTCAGAGCTCCGTTATATCCCCAGCTGGGGTTGCAGGGTAGGGGGGACTGGGGGTGTCCCCCAGCCTCAGCAGACGGAGGGCCTCGGGGATGAGGCTGCCAGGGTAGCGCCAGAGAAGCAGCTCAGAGCAAGGGCTTCTAGAAGAAGAAATGACTGTCAGGGCATGGGGCTAAGGCTGGCCTAGCTgagcacctcccaccaggtccagGTCCCCAGGGACTCCTAGGTTCCCAGCACTTTCCAAAGAGCCAAGATGAGAAACAACCCAGAGGTCAGCTAGAGCTAAAAATGGCACGATGAGGCAGGGCCTGAGGTCAGCTGCGAGGACTGCCTGTGATTCTGCAGAAGGCCTGGCCAGTGGAGGAGCCTACCTGAGTGGGGGCAGGGCTTGGGGGAAGGCCATGGGGGGGCTGCAGTAGGGGTGGTCATTGTGCAGGCTGAGTTGAGAGAAGTGGGTGGCCATGTTCTCCTCTGATAGAAACTGCTTGCGCAGAGGCTCCCTGGGGAGAGATGGGAGAGAGGCAGGCTGGGATATTGAGACGGGAGGCAGCCTGTTGGGGACCAGAGGTGACAGAGATCTCGTTGGGagtccctccctgcccccaaacTCACTGCTCCTCCTCCAGGCGCCGCTTGGTGCTCATGGGCACAGCTCCTCGGAGAGGGGagctgggaaaaaaagagagCCTGGTGCACCCCACCCTCTTGGGCCCTTCCCAAGGATAGGCCCGCCTGAGCCTGCAGCATCAGCCAGGAGCCCCAAGCCCATTACTGTCTCAGCTGGTGCCGGTCCCCCCTCTCCTGGGCCATCCAGCAGCGTACCTCGGAAGTCTCGACCCTGAGCTGCAGCCCCAATACCATCTCAGCTCACGCCTAAGCCCCACCGATTCGTCCCACCCCGTGTTCATCCTGCAGACCAGCCCTGAGCACCCAGCCAAAGCTCCTGCGGCCCTTGGTCAGGCCCACCCTGGTCCCCTACACGCACCTGGTGTCCAGGCCCCGAGTCACCCCCAAGGCGGCCCGCGGGAGGCGCTGGGCCCCACCCTGGGGGCCTCGCTCCAAGGGCTGCTGAAGGATCATTGGGTTTTGGGGTCCTGCGGGTGGGATCTGGGCGACAGGGGAGGAGTCTCTGAGGGCGTGGCCCAGCGGGGATGGGCGTGGCTTTAGGCGGGCACAGCCGCGAGGTTCTGCGCGGGCGCGGAAGACGGGCGGCGCGTGGCGGAAGGCAGGGTTGCTCCTCGGGGTGGGGGAGGGTATCCGGCTTAGCGGGGCTGCGGTGGACACCACTTCTTAATGTCGGGGGTCTTCGCGGCGCTCACCTCGGCTCCTGCGGTTCAGGACGGTACGCAGCAGCCACCTTCGCACCGAAGGCAGTAGGGCGCCACGGAGAGGAACCGCTCTAGGCACGTAAGGCCTCGTGAAGTTGCGTCGCACGCGGAGCACTCTGGGACTTGTAGTTCTGGAGATGGAGCGAGCGGTACCGCTCGCGGTACCGCTGGGTCAGGTGAGATGGACGTGGTGCGCGTTGCCTTCTGGGATTTGTAGTCCATTCATGGCTGGGACGGGGCGGGCAGGGAATTGTGCTCTGAGTCCTGTTTTGCCTGGGCTATTTGTGGAACTCAGACGCTGACCGGGGGGGAGGGAGAGTAACCTAGAAGTGCCTCAGGGGCTTAACGCAAGTCAGAGAGTAGGGATTATAAATCAGTACGTTTTTCTATGTTGGGGTAGTAGagccacttttttgtttttttaattttctagttcTTGCAAagcacttttttctcttttttttgagacggagtctcactctgtcacctaggctagagtgcagtggcacgatctcagctcactgcaacctccgcctcctgggttcaagcgattctcctgcctcagtttcccgagtatctaggactacaggcgtgtgccacctacaggcgtgtgccaccatgcccagctaatttttgtgtttttagtagagacagggtttcaccatgttgaccaggctggtctcgaactcctgacctcaggaaatctgcctgccttggcctcccaaagtgctgggattacaggtgtgagtcaccatgcctggccacNNNNNNNNNNNNNNNNNNNNNNNNNNNNNNNNNNNNNNNNNNNNNNNNNNNNNNNNNNNNNNNNNNNNNNNNNNNNNNNNNNNNNNNNNNNNNNNNNNNNttttttttttttttttttttttttgagatggagtttcactcttgttgctcaggctggagtgcaatggctccatctcagttcaccacagcctccgcctctcagattcaagcagttctcctgcctcagtctcccaagtagctgagattacaggcttgcgccatcACTCggagctaattttgtatttttagtagagacgggtttctccacgttggtcaggctggtctggaactccagacctcaggtgatccgcccacctcggccttccaaagtgctgggattacaggtgtgagccactgtgcctggacccacattttaaaattttttgttgagacagagtctcactattttgaccaggctgctctcgaactcctggcctccccaAGCGgtggataacaggcatgagccaccacacccggcttcaGCACTGAGTGACAACCCCATGTAAAGCTCTTGTCTATACGCTAGCTCATCTAATTGTGACGGAATCTTCTGTCAGCTCCACTTGACAGTTGAGGAAGGTGGTAGGAGAGTGCTGGGTGCTTGCTCAGAGGTCCCTGAGGCATCACCTCGACTCGCCCCTTCTTCAGTGTCTTCTTGGAGCCACTCATGGGACTGCATGGGCTAGTGCTGGCTTGGGGCCAGGCCGCCTCAAAAGAGGGCTGAGAAGTCAGGACAGTGGGAGGCCTGGCAGGTGTTGGGGGAAGCAGGAAGGAGTCTGTGGATGGGAGGTTTCACACATCCCAGGCAGGCCTCATCCAGTTCTTCCCTGCAGACAGAGGTGTTCCAGGCCTTGCAGCGGCTCCACATGACCATCTTCTCCCAGAGCGTCTCACCGTGTGGGAAGTTTCTGGCAGCTGGCAACAATTATGGGCAGATAGCCATCTTCAGGTACCCTCTGCCGCTGTCCACCCGTTAGCCCTGGCACTTGGCCCTCATGGGACGGATGCCCCTGTTTCTGACTCCTGGGTCCCCTCCGCTGTCCCCTGCAGCTTGTCCGCTGCTTTGAGCTCCGAAGCCAAAGAGGAAAGTAAGAGGCCAGTGGTGACTTTCCAAGGTGGGTATAGCTGTGGAGTCTGGCTTCGGGACTTTGGGTGGAATTGGTTGACTCAGTTCTGCATTTCTCTTTAGCCCATGATGGGCCCGTCTATAGCATGGT
The genomic region above belongs to Piliocolobus tephrosceles isolate RC106 chromosome 17, ASM277652v3, whole genome shotgun sequence and contains:
- the POLR3K gene encoding DNA-directed RNA polymerase III subunit RPC10 — its product is MLLFCPGCGNGLIVEEGQRCHRFACNTCPYVHNITRKVTNRKYPKLKEVDDVLGGAAAWENVDSTAGKRENCFCC
- the TNFRSF12A gene encoding tumor necrosis factor receptor superfamily member 12A, which produces MARGSLRRLLRLLVLGLWLALLRSVAGEQAPGAAPCSRGSSWSADLDKCMDCASCRARPHSDFCLGCAAAPPAPFRLLWPILGGALSLTFVLGLLSGFLVWRRCRRREKFTTPIEETGGEGCPAVALIQ
- the HCFC1R1 gene encoding host cell factor C1 regulator 1 isoform X2, giving the protein MILQQPLERGPQGGAQRLPRAALGVTRGLDTSSPLRGAVPMSTKRRLEEEQEPLRKQFLSEENMATHFSQLSLHNDHPYCSPPMAFPQALPPLRRDQQLLQRDKVPPSLADQASGHQEGSLNRGH
- the HCFC1R1 gene encoding host cell factor C1 regulator 1 isoform X1, translating into MILQQPLERGPQGGAQRLPRAALGVTRGLDTSSPLRGAVPMSTKRRLEEEQEPLRKQFLSEENMATHFSQLSLHNDHPYCSPPMAFPQALPPLRSPCSELLLWRYPGSLIPEALRLLRLGDTPSPPYPATPAGDITEL
- the HCFC1R1 gene encoding host cell factor C1 regulator 1 isoform X3, translated to MILQQPLERGPQGGAQRLPRAALGVTRGLDTREPLRKQFLSEENMATHFSQLSLHNDHPYCSPPMAFPQALPPLRSPCSELLLWRYPGSLIPEALRLLRLGDTPSPPYPATPAGDITEL